In Moorena sp. SIOASIH, the sequence ATCGCACCGGTACAGAAGCGCTTGACAATTTCCTCAACAGGTTCTACTTCCTCGATCGGAATAGTAGGTTGGTCGCTGTTGAAGTCCAACAAATCTCGTAGTGCAGTTGCTGGACGCTCTTCCAAAAGTTTCCGATACACATCGTAGTGGTCGTAAGCTTCTTTGTTAGCTTCAAGGTTTGAAGGTTTAACCTGCAACTTGCTAACTTCCAACTCTTTGTGATTTTTCCCGTTGCCATTGTTAGAAGATTGGTCACGGACGAAGGAAGAAACCGCCTTGTGTAGGGCTTTAGCCATTTCAGGGCTGTTCATGTGATACTCACCCCGAGGACGGTAATTGATAAAGCCAAAGTTTTCCAGTTTCTTAGCTGTCAGGGGGAAAGCCCGCTTGTGAAACTCCATCACTTCCTGAGCTAAATCAGCAATACTCAAACCCCCCAGCCGGGATGTAGTTCCCTTAAAGGCTAGTGCCAATAAATCCCCACCAATGCCAATTGCTTCAAAAATCTGAGCGCCATGGTAAGACGATAATAGGGAAATTCCCATCTTAGATAGGATTTTCAATAAACCTGCTTCTACCGCCTTGCGATAATTTTTCTGAGCTTGGTCTATGGTTAGGCTTTCCAGTTTACCCTGCGCCATCAATTTCTGAGTTTTAGGATTAGCCCACCAATTCCGCACCGATTCCCAAGCCAAATAGGGACAAACTGCTGATGCACCATAACCGATTAAGCAAGCATAGTGATGAGTACTCCAGCATTGAGCCGTTTCCACAATAATGGATGCCTTCATCCTTAATCCTTGAGAGATCAGGTGGTGGTGAACCGCACCTACAGCCAACATCGGTGGAATATAGGAGTAGTTTTCAGAAAGCCCTCCAGCAGTTTTATCACTTAAAATCAGAATCCTTTTGCCAGCCCTTACCGACTCAGCGGCTTGGTCACACATACGATTCACAGCTACTTCTAGCCCCCCCGGACCAGTAGCAATTTCAAATAGAGTAGAGAGTTCAGCCGTCTCAAACCCTGACCCTTTCACCGCTGCCAACTCCGCCTCATTGAGGACTGGGGTTTCCAGCTTTAACAACTGGGCGTACTCCGGCTTAGCTTCTAATATATTCCCTCGCTCACCCAGCTCTATACTCAACGACATCACCAAACTTTCCCGTAGAGGATCAATGGGTGGGTTAGTGACTTGGGCAAACCGTTGTTTAAAATAGTCATAGAGTAGCCGAGGCTTATTAGAGAGTACCGCCAAGGGAATATCATCTCCCATACAGAAGGTAGGTTCTTTCCCCTGGGTGCTCATCGGCTGGATGATCATCTCCACATCCTCAGCAGTGTAGCCAAAAGCGGTCTGCTGACGCAGTAACTCAGCCGCCTCTTGTTCAGGAGCCTCAGTAAAGGGTTGGGGTTCCAATTTTACACGATACTGCTTCAGCCACTCACCATAGGGTTGCTGAGCTGCCACCCGTTGCTTGATGTCCCAGTTTTTTATAATTTCGTTGCTTTCGAGGTCAACAGCAATCATTTGCCCTGGTCCGAGTCTGCCCTTTTCCAGAATCTCGGATTCTGGCAAGTCCACTACCCCCACTTCTGATGCCACCACCACATAGCCATCCCGGGTAATGCTATAACGAGCCGGTCGTAATCCATTTCGGTCTAGGCTGGCTCCCACTGTTTTCCCGTCACTGAATACTAACAGCGCTGGACCATCCCAAGCTTCCTGAATTCCACTGTAGTATTCATAAAAATCAACAATTTCTGGATACTTATCCAAATCCGGCTGATTTTGGTAAGCTTCTGGCACCATGATCATTAATCCGGTCAGAGGACTGCGTCCAGATCGCACCAGTAATTCGAATACATTATCTAGGATGGCTGAGTCACTGTTTTCGGGATTGATAATAGGCTTGATCTGATCTAAGGGGTTATTTGGTTTAAGGTTATTTGGTTGCAAGTTGGTTTGAGCACCTTTAAGCTTAAAGCCTTTTTCCCAAACCGGATGAGCCAAGTCAGCCTCCCGGGCTATCATCCAGTTGACATTGCCCAACAGAGTGTTAATCTCACCATTATGTCCCAACAAGCGCATCGGTTGAGCGAGGGGCCACTTGGGCATAGTATTGGTGCTAAAGCGTCGATGATAGACAGCAAAACCACTCTGGTAATCAGGATTTTTTAAGTCTAAATAAAACTCTCCAAGTACCGCTGAGCGCACCATGCCTTTGTAGACAATCGTGCGACTGGAAAAGGAGCAAAAATACCAATCATCAGGCACTCGGATGGTACTCTGAGATTTTAGTGCCTTAGCAATGCGACAGCGAGTTTTGAACAGCAAACGCTCCAGTTCATCTCCTATCTCCCCTTCAGAGGCTACGATCAACTGTTCGATATGGGGTTGATTGGCTTTCGCTTGGATACCCAGGATCTCTGAACGTACTGGTACCACACGCCAGCCTAATACCTTTAAGCCTTCTTGAGCAAGAATTTCCTTAACAATTAACTTACCTTGGCTAACCAACGTCTCATCCTGAGGCAAGAATACCATCCCAACTCCTAACTGCTCCGTAGGAGGCTGGTCAATTCCTTGTTCGGTGAACCATTTTTGCAACAGTTTCCAGGGAATAGCAGTCAATAAGCCTGCACCATCCCCTGAATCTTGGTCAGCACTACACCCCCCCCGGTGTTCTAGACAACCCAGTGCCACTAGAGCTTGTTCAATCAATTGATGGCTAGCTATACCCTGCCCAGAAGCAATAAAGCCAACCCCACAGGCATCTCGTTCCTCCACCAACCAACGTTGACCTGGATACGGTATCCTTTTGTGATAGTGTTGTAGATCTTCCTGGTTTTTCTGGTTATCGATATTATTCATCCAATTATTCACGGTGTTTAGTGATGCTTTCATTACAGATTGAGGAATATTAACCTAGTAGCAGTGACCTATACACTGCTACTAGGCTGGAAAAATCAACAATGATTTACCATAAATGGTGAGCCAGAAGTTGGTTGGGTCTAATCCCGATTCCCTGGGTGTAACAATCTATCAAGCTTTTTTCCCTTAGAAACTCCTATCCTGAGTATCCAATGAAATCTGGTCAGCTGCTGACACAAAAGCTACATCCTCCGACACAGAGCAAGGGATGTAGTTAACCTGATTAGGTTTTACCAGTAGCAACACGCAAGCGTGCTTCAACAATGGGATGCAACTAAAATGGCATGCAACTAACCACCTAGCTGATGACCAAAGTCACCAGGGTTCCATGAAGCTGGCATAAATCCTAGAAACTTACCTATATAGGCGGATAGTCATGATATAAGAAATGGGTTAGGGATAGCAATACCTAATTTGTCCATAAACCTACTGAAAATTTTACTCGGGAAGAAATTGGTGGATTTACCGTAGCAGTGTTCCAGACCATTGAGCGAAACTCAAAATAGCTTTCTTAACGACTATGCAAGCACTGACAGGACTTGATGTTGTCACAGTAGCCTTCATCACAGTCTTAGTTTAGACCAGGTGGCATCTCCTCTCTAAATGCCTAGGTATTAGGCTCATGGTCTTAGGTCTTACAAAAGGGGGAGTTGAGGGCCTCCGTGCTTGACCCGGAGTGCTTCATAACTTTTTTAGAACCCACTTAGCCTAAATGCCTAGAGCCTAAATGCCTAGAGCCTAGGTTAAGAGTATGTGAAATTAAACCTTCTCTATAGTTTTTGCTGACTGATTTAGGCTATGAAAGGATAGCTTGTCAGCCAAATCAGTCCTTTGAGGAAACAGGCTACTAGCAGCAACCAATGCTCAATGGAACCCTTTGATGGTGACAAGAGTAACACCAAAGACCGGAATTGATACTACAAAAGTGTGGACTAAGATCTCCAAGCTAGCCATTACCCTCTTGCTCCTAATTCTATTCCCAGCATCCGTAGCTACGGCAAATAGGCGAGTTGGAGCAATTGAACCCTTAATCTTAAATAGCTTTAAAGAGTTACTTAACCAGTTGCCCCCAGCAGATGAAGAGACCCCTGTCCTGGTTCAAAGTTTATCCCAAACCACCCAGGAGAACATCCTAGTTTTAAAGGGGAAGAAACTATTGGAAGAGCTACCACCCATGGCTGATAACACCTTAGAGGTAGAGTTTTTCTCTGTCCCCCCCCAGGTGATCCGACAAGGGTTTCAAGTGTATTTAAATGGTCAGCGGATCAACTTACCTTGGCAGCAGTGGTTGGTGGGAACCTCAGTGCGCACTGGCATCAGTGATGTAGGAGCGATGCAAACTTTGGGGATAGAAATGCTCAATAGTAAAGATTTTACCCAGCAACCGATTCGGTGGTTTTCTAAACCCCGGAGTACATCAGTAGTTTTCCCCAGCCAAGTTAGTGGTGCTTATCGATATCTAGATATTACCGATTTTGCCAAAACAGCAGGTTGGCAGTTACAAGTTCACGGGGATAAGCTGTATATCTCTTCCATGCCAGCCAGGGTGAAGGCTATTCGCCAGGGACGTCAGCCTTGGGGTAATCGTATTGTTCTTGATTTAGACCGCCCAACCTTCTGGCAAGTCAATGACCGACGCACTGAAGGTGTGATTACAGTAGCTGCCTCAGCCG encodes:
- a CDS encoding glutamate synthase-related protein; this encodes MNNIDNQKNQEDLQHYHKRIPYPGQRWLVEERDACGVGFIASGQGIASHQLIEQALVALGCLEHRGGCSADQDSGDGAGLLTAIPWKLLQKWFTEQGIDQPPTEQLGVGMVFLPQDETLVSQGKLIVKEILAQEGLKVLGWRVVPVRSEILGIQAKANQPHIEQLIVASEGEIGDELERLLFKTRCRIAKALKSQSTIRVPDDWYFCSFSSRTIVYKGMVRSAVLGEFYLDLKNPDYQSGFAVYHRRFSTNTMPKWPLAQPMRLLGHNGEINTLLGNVNWMIAREADLAHPVWEKGFKLKGAQTNLQPNNLKPNNPLDQIKPIINPENSDSAILDNVFELLVRSGRSPLTGLMIMVPEAYQNQPDLDKYPEIVDFYEYYSGIQEAWDGPALLVFSDGKTVGASLDRNGLRPARYSITRDGYVVVASEVGVVDLPESEILEKGRLGPGQMIAVDLESNEIIKNWDIKQRVAAQQPYGEWLKQYRVKLEPQPFTEAPEQEAAELLRQQTAFGYTAEDVEMIIQPMSTQGKEPTFCMGDDIPLAVLSNKPRLLYDYFKQRFAQVTNPPIDPLRESLVMSLSIELGERGNILEAKPEYAQLLKLETPVLNEAELAAVKGSGFETAELSTLFEIATGPGGLEVAVNRMCDQAAESVRAGKRILILSDKTAGGLSENYSYIPPMLAVGAVHHHLISQGLRMKASIIVETAQCWSTHHYACLIGYGASAVCPYLAWESVRNWWANPKTQKLMAQGKLESLTIDQAQKNYRKAVEAGLLKILSKMGISLLSSYHGAQIFEAIGIGGDLLALAFKGTTSRLGGLSIADLAQEVMEFHKRAFPLTAKKLENFGFINYRPRGEYHMNSPEMAKALHKAVSSFVRDQSSNNGNGKNHKELEVSKLQVKPSNLEANKEAYDHYDVYRKLLEERPATALRDLLDFNSDQPTIPIEEVEPVEEIVKRFCTGAMSLGSLSREAHETLAIAMNRIGGKSNSGEGGEDPVRFTILKDVDQTGNSPTLPHLKGLRNGDVASSAVKQVASGRFGVTPEYLMSGKQLEIKIAQGAKPGEGGQLPGKKVSPYIAKLRRSKPGVTLISPPPHHDIYSIEDLAQLIFDLHQINPQAKVSVKLVAEIGIGTVAAGVAKANADVIQISGHDGGTGASPLSSIKHAGTPWELGVTEVHRILMENQLRDRVLLRVDGGLKTGWDVLMAALMGGEEYGFGSVSMIAEGCIMARICHTNQCPVGVATQQERLRQRFTGIPEHVVNFFYFVAQEVRSLLAKLGYRSLKDIIGRADLLKVRDDLELTKTSMLNLDCLTQLPDTRTDRSWLNHNDVHSNGPVLDDQLLADADLTNAIQNHGSVTKDVDIVNTDRTVGARIAGVIAKQYGNTGFDGHITLNFKGAAGQSFGAFNLPSMTLILTGEANDYVGKGMHGGEIIIKPPADATYDPANNVIVGNTCLYGATGGTLFAHGGAGERFGVRNSKGYAVIESAGDHCCEYMTGGVIVVLGKVGRNVGAGMTGGLAYFLDEEESFPAKVNQNVKIQRVISAAGEQQLKGLIKDHATRTGSPKAQMILDNWSEYLPKFWQVVPPSEADTPQANPDVVEERELVSSTVA